Proteins from one Spartobacteria bacterium genomic window:
- a CDS encoding MinD/ParA family protein: MSKIISIHSFRGGTGKSNTTANLSALLALDGKRVGVVDTDIQSPGIHVLFGVHESDFSFMLNDFLWGQCEIEQTAHDVTSALGDSVSGRVFLIPSSAHAADIARVINDGYDMTLLSEGFKRLIDSLALDVLLIDTHPGLNEETLLSLAISNALVVVLRPDYQDYEGTGITVEVARELDVPTIQLLVNKTPASFDSNEVKKRVEEAYRLPVGAVIPHCDELMALASHEIFVVRYPDHAVTAHYRQLLACL; the protein is encoded by the coding sequence ATGTCAAAAATCATATCCATTCACTCTTTTCGCGGGGGGACAGGCAAGTCAAATACGACGGCCAATCTGTCGGCATTATTGGCGCTGGACGGAAAACGGGTGGGGGTAGTGGACACCGATATTCAATCGCCGGGAATTCATGTGCTCTTCGGTGTTCATGAGTCGGATTTCTCCTTTATGCTCAATGATTTTTTGTGGGGGCAATGTGAAATTGAACAAACGGCGCATGATGTCACGTCGGCACTGGGGGATTCGGTGTCCGGTCGCGTTTTCCTCATCCCATCCAGTGCCCATGCCGCTGATATTGCCCGCGTGATCAATGATGGATATGATATGACGTTGCTCAGCGAAGGATTTAAACGATTGATCGATTCGCTGGCGCTGGACGTGCTGTTGATTGATACCCATCCCGGACTCAACGAAGAAACGTTGCTTTCTTTGGCTATATCCAATGCGCTGGTGGTTGTTCTGCGTCCCGATTATCAGGATTATGAGGGAACCGGCATCACGGTTGAGGTCGCGAGAGAACTCGACGTGCCGACGATTCAGTTACTGGTCAACAAAACCCCCGCATCGTTTGATTCCAACGAAGTGAAAAAACGGGTAGAAGAGGCCTACCGTCTACCAGTGGGCGCGGTGATTCCTCACTGTGATGAACTTATGGCCCTGGCAAGCCATGAAATCTTTGTCGTTCGATATCCCGATCATGCTGTAACCGCTCATTATCGCCAGCTGCTTGCCTGTTTGTAG
- a CDS encoding chemotaxis protein CheX — protein MAQSIDEKTSDVTFEEIMFTITSATQDTFSMYMGVELFAGKVSNEITPVESDIVAIVGVGGSRVGYVMIAANAENALKITAKMLMMEGDIEPDAVSDAFGELANNIAGVFKNKYAETYGRVAMGLPLVVTGKIKPLSSSGGGDPKSVNIQQKGASIPFLSMEDNLSFHVIVYF, from the coding sequence ATGGCTCAGTCCATCGATGAAAAAACGTCTGACGTGACGTTTGAAGAAATTATGTTCACCATCACCTCGGCGACCCAAGACACGTTCAGCATGTATATGGGTGTAGAGCTTTTTGCAGGAAAAGTCTCCAATGAAATCACCCCTGTTGAGTCAGATATTGTTGCGATCGTTGGGGTTGGAGGGTCCCGGGTCGGCTACGTAATGATTGCCGCCAATGCAGAAAACGCCCTTAAAATCACCGCTAAAATGCTGATGATGGAAGGCGATATCGAACCCGATGCGGTCTCCGACGCCTTTGGTGAACTGGCCAATAATATTGCCGGTGTCTTTAAAAATAAATATGCGGAAACCTACGGCCGGGTAGCCATGGGTCTGCCCCTGGTGGTGACAGGAAAAATCAAGCCGCTGAGTTCCTCCGGTGGCGGAGACCCCAAATCTGTCAATATCCAGCAAAAGGGTGCCAGTATTCCTTTCCTCAGCATGGAGGACAATCTGAGCTTCCATGTCATTGTGTATTTCTAG
- a CDS encoding HAMP domain-containing protein — translation MNKFFTQRRITLVSAVVLYAVANYLSGKKYLPGCSFAELRPQICLPIFMGLYFGPVYGFITGAGGDGMGYLLAGINPLPLWDWSLANGLVGLIAGCVQRVQPRRITSLKGLQTLYMFLLLSTSVPFLFPSAMVVFSGSMSLKETFQRLFLPIFVTDALFAIMIIPVCLLVSGLLTRTISTAIFLMTTYLTSMVALGTFAACMVTVWGRNALSSLAASHLYTIGVLALLIILCGFALASHLVRRITRPLLALAQTADHISDEKYEEAENLKTLESRSDELGKLASAFRQMAAKVKIREATLKAEVRQLHIQIDRSKQKREVSKITGSDYFKTLKNKAAELRIKDTSS, via the coding sequence ATGAATAAATTCTTCACCCAACGCCGCATTACATTGGTTTCTGCAGTGGTGCTTTATGCTGTGGCCAACTATCTTTCGGGTAAAAAATATCTCCCGGGATGTTCCTTTGCGGAGTTGCGCCCGCAGATATGTTTACCGATTTTTATGGGACTGTATTTCGGTCCTGTTTACGGCTTTATCACCGGTGCGGGCGGGGATGGCATGGGTTATTTGCTGGCGGGAATCAATCCGCTGCCCTTGTGGGACTGGTCGTTGGCAAATGGTTTAGTGGGACTCATTGCAGGGTGTGTTCAGCGGGTGCAGCCACGTCGCATTACCTCACTTAAAGGGTTGCAGACACTCTACATGTTTCTTCTTTTATCGACATCCGTTCCTTTTCTTTTTCCCTCGGCCATGGTGGTTTTCAGCGGCTCCATGTCGTTGAAGGAAACCTTTCAGCGACTCTTTTTACCGATCTTTGTGACCGATGCGCTGTTTGCCATCATGATCATCCCTGTCTGTTTACTGGTTTCGGGTTTGCTGACGCGAACGATTTCCACGGCGATCTTTCTTATGACCACCTATCTCACGAGTATGGTGGCACTGGGCACTTTTGCTGCCTGCATGGTCACTGTCTGGGGACGGAACGCGCTCTCGTCGCTCGCCGCATCGCATTTGTATACCATTGGCGTGCTGGCATTATTGATTATTCTGTGTGGCTTTGCGCTGGCCTCCCATCTGGTACGGCGTATAACGCGGCCGCTACTGGCACTGGCGCAGACTGCCGATCATATTTCTGATGAAAAATATGAAGAGGCAGAAAATCTAAAGACATTGGAATCGCGTTCGGATGAACTGGGTAAACTGGCCTCCGCTTTTCGTCAAATGGCCGCAAAAGTCAAAATACGAGAAGCGACTTTAAAGGCCGAAGTTCGACAGCTGCATATTCAAATCGACCGATCCAAACAAAAACGCGAAGTATCTAAAATTACCGGCAGTGACTATTTTAAAACGCTGAAAAATAAGGCCGCAGAATTACGAATCAAGGACACCTCCTCATGA
- a CDS encoding cupin domain-containing protein, with translation MKTILFGALAGLLLPLSIHAVSRDEIIRGLDLIPMNDGACSGFYKEMYACSINAAHAKARPASSLIYYLMPGGLFDPWHKLSSDEILVYHAGAPMQQLLIYPDGTMQELILGPDPTKGHHPQIIIPAETWMGFRILDDDPDAWGLYGVFCSPGWHYDDITMTTGPELGEKFPETVEKMKQLRMYDGQ, from the coding sequence ATGAAAACGATCTTGTTTGGTGCCCTTGCAGGCTTGCTTCTGCCTCTTTCTATACACGCAGTCAGTCGCGACGAAATCATCAGAGGCCTCGATCTTATCCCCATGAATGATGGCGCCTGTTCAGGGTTTTACAAAGAAATGTATGCCTGTTCCATTAATGCCGCCCATGCCAAAGCCCGTCCCGCATCCTCGCTCATCTACTACCTCATGCCCGGTGGACTTTTCGATCCGTGGCATAAACTGTCCTCGGATGAAATCCTCGTTTATCACGCGGGTGCACCCATGCAGCAACTATTGATTTATCCTGACGGTACCATGCAGGAACTGATCCTCGGTCCTGATCCCACCAAAGGCCATCACCCCCAGATCATCATTCCCGCCGAAACATGGATGGGATTTCGCATTTTAGATGACGATCCCGATGCCTGGGGGTTATACGGTGTCTTTTGTTCGCCCGGCTGGCACTACGACGACATCACCATGACCACCGGCCCCGAATTAGGTGAAAAATTCCCTGAAACGGTCGAAAAAATGAAGCAGTTACGCATGTATGACGGGCAATGA